Genomic window (Streptosporangium brasiliense):
GGAGAACGCGTGAAAAGGCATTTGGCGCTCGTGGCCGTGGTGCTGGCCGTCGCCGGCGGGACGCTCGCGACCGTCACCCCAGCTCAGGCCGGTGCTTCCGGCTTCTCGGCGGCTCTCGGGGTGGATGCTGTCATCATCGCCGACGGCGTCCGCCTGCGCTCCACCCCCGGCGGCCCGTACGTGATCGGTCTTCTCTACTACGGCGATTACGGCCAGATATTGGACTCCTCCAGCGGCTGGTGCAAGTTCCGTCTGGGCGGCAGATCGGCCTCCGGGCTGCCGGCGGGGACCACGGGATGGGCCTCCTGCTCCTATTTCGCCAGAGAGGACGGCCGGCGCCTGGCTGAGGAGCCCGTCGACACCTTGGAGCAGCGGTAGCCCCGGCCGGACCGGCGGCCCCGCCGATCCCCGGCACGGCGGGGCCGGCCCCGGCGCCGCCGGGCACGTGCTCAGCGTCCGTCCAGGCGGGCGCCCGGCGTCCACCCGGGCACGTGCCCGGCATCCGTCCAGGCGGGTGCCCGGCGTCCGGACGGCTACGCGGCGCGTGACGGGCGGGTGACCAGCTTCCTGACCAGCGGGGCGGCCAGCACCAGCAGCGACACGGCCAGCAGCACCGCCGCCACCGGGCTCTTGACCAGGACCGTCACGTCGCCCGCGCCGATGGCCAGGGCCCGGCGGAGCTGGATCTCGGCCATCGGGCCCAGGATCATGCCGATCACGGCCGGGGCCACCGGGAGCCCGAAACGGCGCATCGCGAAGCCCAGCATGCCCAAGATGTAGAGGATGACCAGCTCCACCCAGGAGGAGTTGAGTGCGTAGACGCCCAGGACGGCGAACAGCACGATCCCCGCGTACAGGTAGGGCCGGGGAATGTGCAGCACCCGGGCCCAGAGCGGGGCCAGCGGCAGGTTGAGCACCAGCAGCATCGTGTTGCCGATGAACAGCGAGGCGACCATGCCCCAGACCAGCGCCGGGTTGTGGTCGAAGAGCTGGGGACCGGGCTGCAGGCCGTACTGCTGGAAGGCCGCCAGCAGGATCGCGGCGGTCGCCGAGGTGGGCAGGCCCAGGGTGAGCAGCGGGACGAGGGTGCCCGCCGCCGAGGCGTTGTTGGCGGCCTCGGGGCCGGCGACGCCCTCGATGGCGCCCTTGCCGTACTCCTCGCGGGCGGTCCCGCGGGCCAGGCGCTTCTCGATCGAGTACGACAGGAAGGTGGGGATCTCCGCGCCGCCACCCGGCAGCGCCCCGAAGGGGAAGCCGAGCGCGGTGCCGCGCAGCCACGGCCGCCAGGACCTCGACCAGTCGGAGCGGCCGAGGAAGGCCCGGCCCACCGGGGTGACCTCCGGCTCGCTGTGCCGCAGCCGGGAGGCGACGTAGAGCACCTCGCCCAGCGCGAACAGGCCGACCGCGACGATCACCACGTCGATGCCGTCGAGCAGCTGCGGCACGCCCAGGGTCAGCCGCGCCTGACCGGTCTGCTGGTCGATGCCGATCAGCCCGATGACCAGGCCGAGTCCCAGCGAGGCCAGCCCGCGCACGACCGAGCGCGACAGCACCGACGACACCGCGGTGAAGGCCAGGACGGCCAGCGCGAAGTAGTCCTCGGGGCCGAAGGAGATCGCGAAGTCCACCACCAGCGGGGCCGCGACGACCAGCAGCCCGGTGGCGATCGTGCCCGCGACGAAGGAGCCGATGGCGGCGGTGGCCAGCGCCTGGGCGGCCCGGCCGCGCTTGGCCATCTTGTTGCCCTCGAGCGCGGTGATCATCGAGGAGCTCTCACCGGGCGTGTTGAGCAGGATCGAGGTGGTCGACCCGCCGTACATGCCGCCGTAGTAGATGCCGGCGAACATGATGAACGCGCTGGCCGGGGGGACGGTGAAGGTGATCGGCAGCAGCAGCGCCACCGTCATGGCCGGGCCGATGCCGGGGAGCACGCCGACCAGCGTGCCGAGGGTGACCCCGACCAGCGCGTAGAGCAGGTTGACCGGGGTCAGCGCGGTCGCGAACC
Coding sequences:
- a CDS encoding tripartite tricarboxylate transporter permease; amino-acid sequence: MESFQLLMEGFATALTPVNLLYALVGVTLGTLVGVLPGIGPAMTVALLLPITFTVPPASAFIMFAGIYYGGMYGGSTTSILLNTPGESSSMITALEGNKMAKRGRAAQALATAAIGSFVAGTIATGLLVVAAPLVVDFAISFGPEDYFALAVLAFTAVSSVLSRSVVRGLASLGLGLVIGLIGIDQQTGQARLTLGVPQLLDGIDVVIVAVGLFALGEVLYVASRLRHSEPEVTPVGRAFLGRSDWSRSWRPWLRGTALGFPFGALPGGGAEIPTFLSYSIEKRLARGTAREEYGKGAIEGVAGPEAANNASAAGTLVPLLTLGLPTSATAAILLAAFQQYGLQPGPQLFDHNPALVWGMVASLFIGNTMLLVLNLPLAPLWARVLHIPRPYLYAGIVLFAVLGVYALNSSWVELVILYILGMLGFAMRRFGLPVAPAVIGMILGPMAEIQLRRALAIGAGDVTVLVKSPVAAVLLAVSLLVLAAPLVRKLVTRPSRAA